One Chryseobacterium indoltheticum DNA segment encodes these proteins:
- a CDS encoding NADP-dependent glyceraldehyde-3-phosphate dehydrogenase: MSLNNQVSFSDLFKLENEIPEEYKVPEIHQREYLLNGELIEWKGDVTDIYSPVCIKTDNGLERKKLGSIPNISPKEAMEVLEASVKAYDNGLGEWPTMSVEGRIKCMQKFVYLMIKERDLIIRLLMWEIGKTLPDSTKEFDRTVDYINQTIDALKDLDRESSRFQQAEGTIAQIRRAPLGVVLSMGPFNYPLNEIFTTLIPALIMGNTILFKLPKHGVLAHYPLLKAFKEAFPKGTVNTLYGKGSEIITPIMESGKVNVLAFIGSSKVANGLKKLHPKVNRLRAILSLDAKNAAIVTKNANLDVAVSECILGALSFNGQRCTALKLIFVQKDVAAEFTQKLTEAVSKMKPGLPWEKDVKITPLPEVNKPPYLKECIDDALAKGAKVLNENGGFTEESFVFPAVVYPVNSEMKLYHEEQFGPVIPVVPFDDIEEPIDYQVNANHGMQVSIFSEDAMEVSKLIDSFVNLVSRVNINCQAQRGPDVFPFTGRKDSAEGTLSVFDALRSFSIRSLVAAKITDSNKELLNTIVRDHDSNFLSTDYIF; the protein is encoded by the coding sequence ATGAGTTTAAATAATCAAGTGTCATTCAGTGACCTTTTTAAATTAGAAAATGAAATTCCAGAAGAATATAAAGTTCCCGAAATTCACCAGCGAGAATATCTCCTCAACGGAGAATTGATAGAATGGAAGGGAGATGTCACGGATATTTATTCGCCGGTCTGTATTAAAACAGACAACGGTTTAGAAAGAAAAAAATTAGGAAGCATTCCGAATATAAGCCCAAAAGAAGCGATGGAAGTTTTGGAAGCTTCGGTAAAAGCTTATGATAACGGATTGGGAGAATGGCCGACGATGTCTGTGGAAGGAAGAATAAAATGCATGCAGAAATTTGTGTATCTGATGATAAAAGAGCGTGATTTAATTATCAGATTACTGATGTGGGAAATTGGAAAAACGTTGCCCGATTCTACCAAAGAATTCGACAGAACAGTTGATTATATCAACCAGACGATCGATGCTCTAAAAGATTTAGACAGAGAATCTTCACGTTTTCAGCAGGCAGAAGGTACGATTGCTCAAATCAGAAGAGCACCTCTTGGCGTAGTTTTGAGTATGGGACCATTCAATTATCCTTTAAACGAAATTTTTACCACACTGATTCCTGCTTTGATTATGGGAAATACGATTTTGTTTAAACTTCCCAAGCATGGTGTATTAGCACATTATCCTTTATTAAAAGCATTTAAAGAAGCTTTTCCAAAAGGAACGGTTAACACATTATACGGAAAAGGTTCAGAAATTATCACTCCGATTATGGAAAGCGGAAAAGTAAATGTTTTAGCTTTTATCGGTTCGAGCAAAGTAGCCAACGGATTGAAGAAATTACACCCGAAAGTAAACCGTTTAAGAGCAATTTTAAGTCTGGATGCAAAAAATGCAGCAATTGTTACAAAAAATGCAAATCTTGATGTTGCAGTAAGCGAATGTATTTTGGGTGCACTTTCATTTAACGGACAAAGATGTACCGCTTTGAAGTTAATTTTTGTTCAAAAAGATGTTGCAGCAGAATTTACACAGAAATTAACGGAAGCTGTTTCTAAAATGAAGCCTGGACTTCCTTGGGAAAAAGACGTGAAAATTACTCCACTTCCGGAAGTTAATAAACCACCTTATCTGAAAGAATGTATTGACGATGCGTTAGCAAAAGGAGCAAAAGTTCTTAATGAAAATGGCGGATTTACAGAAGAATCTTTTGTTTTTCCTGCGGTGGTTTATCCCGTAAACAGTGAGATGAAGCTTTATCATGAAGAGCAATTTGGTCCGGTAATTCCGGTGGTTCCATTTGATGATATTGAAGAGCCAATCGATTATCAGGTGAATGCAAATCACGGAATGCAGGTGAGTATTTTCAGTGAAGATGCGATGGAAGTCTCAAAATTAATCGACTCTTTCGTTAATCTGGTAAGCCGTGTAAATATCAATTGTCAAGCTCAGCGTGGACCAGATGTTTTCCCTTTTACCGGAAGAAAAGACAGTGCGGAAGGTACACTTTCCGTTTTTGATGCACTTCGCTCATTTTCTATCCGTTCTTTAGTTGCTGCAAAAATTACAGATTCAAATAAAGAATTGTTGAATACGATTGTGAGAGACCATGATTCTAATTTTTTGAGTACAGATTATATTTTCTAA
- a CDS encoding alpha/beta fold hydrolase, translating to MPYLTKQDSKNFELYYEDFGSGQPIILIHGWPLSGKSWELQVPVLLDLGYRVITYDRKGFGKSSPTLDGYDYNSLAADLHELITQLELKNVILFGFSMGGGEVVRYLTNYGSENVDKIALISSIIPLVKQKDDNPHGVSEEELYGILTSLKTDRVTFLESFHKNFYNYGLLSQKVSQKQLDYDWSIASCASPIATIKCAESWANTDFRPELANVNVKTLIVHGDDDQIVPIETAGKQAAEGIADNDFVIIEGGPHGLNVTHAELLNETLAKFLTNN from the coding sequence ATGCCTTACCTTACAAAACAAGACAGCAAAAACTTTGAACTTTATTACGAAGATTTCGGTTCCGGACAACCGATTATTTTAATTCACGGATGGCCTTTAAGCGGAAAATCCTGGGAACTTCAGGTTCCTGTACTTTTAGACTTAGGATATCGTGTAATCACCTACGACAGAAAAGGTTTCGGAAAATCTTCTCCAACATTAGATGGTTATGATTATAATAGCCTGGCTGCCGATCTACACGAACTTATCACGCAATTAGAATTAAAAAATGTCATCCTTTTCGGCTTCTCTATGGGCGGAGGCGAAGTTGTACGTTATTTAACCAATTACGGTTCAGAAAATGTAGATAAAATAGCGTTGATCTCATCTATCATTCCTTTGGTAAAACAGAAAGATGACAATCCACATGGAGTTTCTGAAGAAGAATTATATGGAATTTTAACCAGCCTTAAAACTGACAGAGTTACTTTCCTGGAAAGTTTCCATAAAAACTTTTACAATTACGGATTACTTTCTCAAAAAGTCAGTCAAAAACAGCTGGATTATGACTGGAGCATCGCATCTTGTGCCTCTCCTATCGCAACGATAAAGTGTGCCGAAAGCTGGGCAAATACAGACTTCCGACCGGAATTAGCAAATGTAAATGTAAAAACATTGATCGTACATGGTGATGACGACCAGATTGTACCAATAGAAACAGCTGGAAAACAGGCCGCAGAAGGAATTGCGGATAATGATTTTGTCATTATTGAAGGCGGACCACATGGATTAAATGTAACGCATGCAGAACTGTTAAATGAAACCTTAGCTAAGTTTCTAACTAACAACTAA
- a CDS encoding RNA polymerase sigma factor has protein sequence MTSQQEFITKIDKHKGIIFKISKMYMDDKDDRDDLFQEITYQVWKAYPNFKGESEFSTWLYRIALNTAIIFLKSEKKRSFIANEDFSNYKIVNDEYDHEKEDKLAEMYKAINQLNPIDKAFIFYYLEDFSGREIADQMGISEGNVRVKMNRAKNKLKDILNNQ, from the coding sequence ATGACCTCACAACAGGAATTTATTACCAAAATCGATAAGCATAAAGGAATTATTTTTAAGATTTCTAAAATGTATATGGATGATAAAGATGACCGCGATGATCTTTTTCAGGAGATTACGTATCAGGTCTGGAAAGCGTATCCTAATTTTAAAGGTGAAAGTGAATTTTCAACATGGCTGTACAGAATTGCGCTGAATACAGCGATAATTTTTTTGAAATCTGAAAAGAAAAGAAGCTTTATCGCCAATGAAGATTTTTCAAATTATAAAATTGTAAATGATGAATATGATCATGAAAAAGAGGATAAGCTTGCTGAAATGTATAAAGCCATCAATCAGCTGAATCCTATCGATAAAGCATTTATTTTTTATTATCTCGAAGATTTTTCAGGAAGAGAAATCGCTGATCAAATGGGAATTTCCGAAGGAAATGTAAGAGTAAAAATGAATCGCGCCAAAAATAAACTGAAAGATATTTTAAATAATCAATAG
- a CDS encoding GreA/GreB family elongation factor: protein MSEQIILTTGVYDLIKDHLRRKKTTAEEEKILLAQLRNAKQVLRRDLPKDIVTINCEVKIKDSSHPQEQKFTIVSDDKAKVKKGKYSVLSDIVLAIVGNKEREVIDWPFKEGDRKIEILSVEHIN, encoded by the coding sequence ATGTCAGAACAGATTATTTTAACCACAGGAGTATATGATTTAATAAAAGACCATTTAAGAAGAAAAAAAACAACTGCTGAAGAAGAGAAAATACTTCTTGCGCAACTGAGAAATGCAAAACAGGTATTACGCCGTGATTTACCAAAAGATATCGTAACCATCAACTGTGAAGTAAAAATAAAAGATTCTTCACATCCTCAAGAGCAAAAATTTACGATTGTTTCCGATGACAAGGCAAAAGTGAAGAAAGGGAAATATTCTGTGCTTTCTGATATTGTATTGGCCATTGTAGGAAACAAAGAACGTGAAGTTATTGATTGGCCTTTTAAGGAGGGAGACAGAAAAATCGAAATCCTTAGCGTAGAACATATCAATTAA
- a CDS encoding DUF417 family protein produces the protein MLELLANSQKNFIHFLRISIFIVMAWIGGLKAFQYEAEGIIPFVANSPFMSFFLQKNVSDTDNYKLHKNKEGEVVPENIQWHKTNGTYIFSYALGSVICIIGILVLLGIFYPKVGVLSGILTAGMSVITLSFLITTPETWVPALGGDQHGFPYLSGAGRLVIKDIIMLGAGLIIASDSAKSILKKD, from the coding sequence ATGCTGGAACTTTTAGCAAACTCACAGAAAAACTTCATTCACTTTTTAAGAATAAGTATTTTTATTGTAATGGCCTGGATCGGAGGTCTCAAAGCTTTTCAATATGAAGCGGAAGGTATTATTCCTTTTGTAGCCAATTCTCCTTTTATGAGTTTTTTTCTTCAAAAAAACGTTTCTGACACCGATAATTACAAACTTCACAAAAATAAAGAAGGCGAAGTAGTTCCTGAAAATATTCAATGGCACAAAACCAACGGTACTTATATTTTTTCTTATGCTCTAGGAAGCGTAATCTGTATCATCGGAATTCTGGTACTTTTAGGAATTTTCTATCCTAAAGTTGGGGTTTTAAGCGGAATTCTAACCGCCGGAATGTCCGTAATCACGCTTTCTTTTCTTATTACAACACCAGAAACCTGGGTTCCGGCTTTGGGTGGAGATCAGCATGGATTTCCTTATTTATCCGGAGCGGGAAGATTGGTTATTAAAGATATTATTATGTTGGGTGCAGGTTTGATTATTGCATCAGATTCTGCGAAAAGTATTTTGAAAAAGGATTGA
- a CDS encoding helix-turn-helix domain-containing protein: MKSTFFSVQKKSSAYFKNTFSDSMYHIFLFNGNGKIIVDFIEYNFIGKTVFFTSPFQNIQILSETEIEIEVLNFHGDFYCIEFHKKEVACNGLLFNNIYLFPHFSLTEEVYQEISDYFLKIKEVNHYEDFSGSVLQSYLQLILAISSREKNKLLPDKEIIKDDFNELKLFQNLVEEHFIVEKSLSFYADLLHVTSNTLSKKIKSKFNKTPSQIIQERVILEAKKQIHLTRKSIKEIAVELNFNDEFHFSKYFKKYVGISPTQFRKETGISIVADLYK; encoded by the coding sequence ATGAAAAGTACATTTTTTTCCGTTCAGAAAAAGAGTTCGGCGTATTTTAAAAATACGTTCAGTGATTCGATGTATCATATTTTCTTGTTTAATGGAAACGGAAAAATCATTGTTGATTTTATAGAATACAATTTTATAGGAAAAACGGTATTTTTCACTTCACCTTTTCAAAATATTCAGATTTTAAGTGAGACTGAGATTGAGATTGAAGTGTTAAACTTTCATGGTGATTTTTACTGTATCGAATTTCATAAAAAAGAAGTGGCTTGTAACGGATTACTTTTCAACAACATTTATCTTTTCCCTCATTTTTCTTTAACCGAAGAAGTCTATCAGGAGATTTCAGATTATTTTTTAAAAATTAAGGAAGTAAATCATTATGAAGATTTTTCAGGTTCGGTTTTACAGTCATATCTTCAGTTAATTCTGGCCATTTCAAGCAGGGAAAAGAATAAATTACTTCCGGATAAGGAAATAATAAAAGATGATTTCAATGAACTGAAATTATTTCAAAACCTTGTAGAAGAGCATTTTATTGTAGAAAAAAGTCTGTCTTTTTATGCGGATTTGCTGCATGTAACCTCAAATACTTTAAGCAAGAAAATTAAATCTAAATTTAATAAAACTCCTTCTCAAATTATTCAGGAACGAGTAATTCTGGAAGCTAAAAAACAGATTCATCTTACCCGAAAATCAATTAAAGAAATCGCTGTGGAACTCAATTTTAATGATGAATTTCATTTCAGCAAATATTTCAAAAAATACGTAGGAATTTCACCAACACAGTTCAGAAAAGAAACTGGAATTTCTATCGTGGCAGATTTGTACAAATAA
- a CDS encoding YdcF family protein, which produces MKNLIKYLKFVVIFIISWFTIHTIYIIIDGLSDSGEKADIAIILGNKVNEDGTLSARLEKRLETGIELYKNYRVKKILVSGGLGKEGFYEADKMKEFLISNAIPDSVILVDNYGNNTRLTVENTLKFHQKYKFKSIIVVSQYFHVTRTKKLFKEKGFMDVKSVSPKYFEWRDLYSILREFPAYYTQ; this is translated from the coding sequence ATGAAAAACTTGATTAAATATTTAAAGTTTGTTGTCATCTTCATTATATCTTGGTTTACAATTCACACCATCTACATCATCATTGATGGATTGTCTGACAGCGGTGAAAAAGCAGATATTGCCATCATCCTCGGAAATAAAGTAAATGAAGACGGAACTCTATCTGCAAGGCTTGAAAAACGTTTGGAAACCGGAATTGAATTGTACAAAAATTATCGTGTTAAAAAAATTCTGGTAAGTGGTGGTTTGGGTAAAGAAGGTTTTTATGAAGCTGATAAAATGAAAGAATTTTTAATCAGTAATGCAATTCCTGACTCTGTAATTCTGGTGGATAATTACGGCAACAATACAAGGTTGACCGTTGAAAACACTTTAAAATTTCATCAAAAATATAAGTTTAAAAGCATCATCGTTGTTTCGCAGTATTTTCATGTGACCCGAACGAAAAAACTTTTTAAAGAGAAAGGTTTTATGGATGTGAAAAGTGTAAGTCCGAAATATTTTGAATGGCGAGATTTGTATTCTATTTTGAGAGAATTTCCAGCTTATTATACTCAGTAG